In Sebastes fasciatus isolate fSebFas1 chromosome 3 unlocalized genomic scaffold, fSebFas1.pri SUPER_3_unloc_1, whole genome shotgun sequence, the following are encoded in one genomic region:
- the LOC141763489 gene encoding phosphofurin acidic cluster sorting protein 1-like — protein sequence MSKCLILVFFFFCSPDDDSCQKFVPFIGLVKVGIVEQNLLSTSVDSDDIILGSPPAQSGAPISITSTPPPSPSTSCPGEVMGLQVDYWSGQGGGGGGGGGGGERRRDGGMKNTLKSNFRCLQVSRISGGELMSMTVVRKEKNKKVMFLSKKPKEKEAESRSQLIEGISRLICTSKHQHTLRVSIDGVEWNDVKFFQLAAQWPTHVKHFPIGIFSYSKP from the exons ATGAGTAAATGTCTGATTctggtcttcttcttcttctgcagccCCGACGACGACTCCTGTCAGAAGTTTGTCCCTTTTATCGGG CTGGTGAAGGTCGGCATCGTGGAGCAGAACCTCCTGTCCACCTCAG TCGACTCTGATGACATCATACTGGGATCTCCTCCCGCCCAATCAGGAGCACCGATCAGCATCACAtccacccctcctccctccccctccaccAG CTGCCCGGGGGAGGTGATGGGTCTGCAGGTGGACTACTGGAGCGGtcagggt ggaggaggaggaggaggaggaggaggaggagagcggaGGAGGGATGGGGGGATGAAGAACACTCTGAAGAGCAACTTCCGCTGTCTGCAGGTGTCGAGGATCAGCGGAGGAGAGCTGATGAGCATGACGGTGGTGAGGAAGGAGAAGAACAAGaaag TCATGTTCCTCAGTAAGAAGCCGAAGGAGAAAGAGGCGGAGTCGAGGAGTCAGCTGATCGAAGGAATCAGCAGACTGATCTGTACCTccaaacaccaacacacactgagag TCTCTATAGACGGAGTCGAGTGGAACGACGTCAAGTTCTTCCAGCTGGCGGCTCAGTGGCCGACTCACGTCAAACACTTTCCTATCGGGATCTTCAGCTACAGCAAACCATga